The DNA region CCAGAAGCGGATTTGTCTTCCGTCGCTCCCACCTTTTCCGCAGTGGGTTTCGGCGGATTTGCCGGCTACCTCAGCAGTCCTCAAGGTAAGTTGCAGGTGCGCGTTACGGCCGCGCGCGCACCAAGAAGGTCTTCGCGGACACCGGAGCGATAACATTCGCCGCAGGGCAGATTAGAACGGCGGTGCTGACCAACCCTCCCGGTACCGCAACGGAACCACTCGGGATTGTGCTGCTGCAGGACTTGGAGTGAGGCTCAGGATGGCTACTGAGGGCACGTCGGCCTGCGCCACCATGAGACGAACGAACAAGACACTGGCCTGTATCTCCGGACCGGGGAAGGTGGATAGCTGGTGGTAAGGCGATATATCGTCAGCTACCGAGCAACAGCTGCCATGCGCTTGGCAAACCAACGAACAGTTGCAAATAGCACCCAGACAGATATGAATGCGGCGAGGGCCGCTAAAATCCAGAGCAACGCGTCTTGAATGCGAATGATGCTCATGTGTAGGCCGCTGCCAGCATCACCGTCGTAGGTGTAGAACCGCGCCACATTTAGCGCCAGCCAAATGTTCGCCAGCCCGAACCCGATTGACACAAGTGACAGAAATGCGAGGTGTGCGCCTCTACTCGCGTTGCGATAAATTTGCCATTGAACAAACATCAGCGCGATACAAGCGACAGCAACAACCGCACGGACGATTTCTGATTGTGAGAATACCGACACCAGCAGCAACCACGCAGCAAATGCGACTATAAATGGCCAGTGCCGCGCGACGTAACGGTGGTGAACGGAGTCAGTCACGTCAGCACTTTACGCCGATTCTCAGCTAAGTTCCACGATTGTTGACGATATCAGGCCATACCACTCACTATCCCGCAAATCTGGATTGCTTACGAGATGGCGATATCTCAACAACTATCTTCAAGAAGCCACTTCGAAAGCCCCAAGTTCCGGTGTCTATTCAAGATATGAGACTGCGAACCGTGCTTCCGTTTGGCGTGTTGCTACTCGCTGGAGTGGCATTCGCGCAGACGGAACCTAAATTGCCGTGCAAGTACGACGATGTGGTGCTTCACAAGCCTGACGGTAAAATTGCGCTCCTTACGTCGGACGACATGAAGTCCAAAGCAATACACAAGCAGGACATCTCCGGCCCAATCAAACAGTGGGACATAAAGGGAACCACAATCGTGGATGTACTCGTTGCACCCGACGGCCATGTAATCTGCACGAAAAGCCTGATTGGCCATCCGATAATTCGCAAGTCTGTCGAAGATGCGCTCAGCAAATGGAAGTTCACTCCAGTCGATGTGGGCGGCGAGAAGGTCGCATATGTTCGTCGGATGGAGTTCACTCTGTGCAACATTTCGTGTGGGGAGTCTGGCCCTTCAATGACCATACTCAAGTGATGGGTTGTTGGCGATATCAGGCCATACCGTAACCTATCCAGCAACTCCCGATTGTGAGTGGTAAGGGGATTTCTCGCTAACTATCTCACCCGCGCTCTCAACCCGAGCAGTGCGTACACAATCGCTGCATAAAGAATGGAGTTGAGGACAGGGATTCCAATCATCCAAAAAGCTCTGCCGTCTCCAAGCGCCCAAGGCGGACAGATAATGTACGGCAGCCTCCAATACACAAAGTCCAGCCACGGTGGGACATCCTTTGCAGTAAACAGCAGCATTTGGAAGAACCCACACCAAACGGGAATAAGGAATCCCACAACGGCAGCGGCGATAATCCACCTGCGCATCTGCGCTCCAGAACGCTCCGATGCAGTTTTTATGCGCTGCCCCACGACTCGTCAAGAGATAGTTGGCGGTATCAGGCCATACCACTCACTGTCCCGCAGATCTGGATTACTTACGGTACAGGGATTTACCGCAGATGTCGTACGCACTCCGGTCTCTCAGAACCCAGCTGTTCGACGCTTAATGGTGCGCGAGTTTCTGAAGTGGGATTCCGTCCATACACAATGGGCATGTTGCTGGCGCCCACATTTCGTTCGGCAACGCAACAAGGGTTCGCACCACAATGCCTTGCTGTTCAGCAAATCTAAAGAGGGAGTCGCCAAGTACGACCAGAGAGGCAATGCCGACTACCTCGGCACCCGCTGTCCTGAGGCTCTGCAAAGTTCCCCGCACGGCCGACCCGGCGCTGATTACATCATTCACCACCGCAACGCGCCTTCCCGCCACCGACTGTTGCAGCGCTTGTGGAAGCTCATATGCCACTGCGAACATGCGTTCTTCAGTGCTTTCATCAAGACGTAATGTGTATACGAATTCCCGCTGCAATTCCAATGCTGCAACCAGAGCCACGAAAGCCCCTTCAATCAGCGGCCCGCAAATCACCTCCGGTTTAATCTCAGTGATTTCTCTGCAGAGTTCCAGCACAAACGGGCGAAGACAAGCTGGTCGCTGACATAAAGTTTCAAGGTCGAACCACAGGTCGCTGTGGTAGCCGGATTCGTACATGAAATAGCCATGTCGAGCGTTTGCAAGTGAAAGGAGATCGTCAGCTTTCATGTCATGGACAGTTTAGTTGCCTCTAAATCAACGCCAAGCGTCGTGGCAAACTCAAATTGTATGACTTAGGAGACAATGACGGCCACCGAGATTACTGTTGATGATGGCCTTACCACACCCTATCTATGCCGAGCCCGGTTAACGGATTACGGGCGGAGGGCGGGCGACCCGGTAACCGATCCAGCACCAGAAAAGCCTCAGGGTTGCCGAATTCGCATTAACTCCGGTACAATCTAACCTTTGGCGACAGCCTTCCGTTCGAGCCAGATTCAACCCTCGCTCGAATAGCCCTAGTCTGCAACGGGGCACCCTTGGCGAATTGAACCGTCACGGTAGCCACCAGCCCTCGGGGCGTAATTCTCTCTGGAGCTTCCAGTCATGGCACAGGTTTGTGAAGTTTGCGGCAAAGGTCCGCAGTTCGGAAATAACGTCTCGCACGCGCACAACAAAACCCG from Clostridia bacterium includes:
- a CDS encoding energy transducer TonB, producing MSIQDMRLRTVLPFGVLLLAGVAFAQTEPKLPCKYDDVVLHKPDGKIALLTSDDMKSKAIHKQDISGPIKQWDIKGTTIVDVLVAPDGHVICTKSLIGHPIIRKSVEDALSKWKFTPVDVGGEKVAYVRRMEFTLCNISCGESGPSMTILK
- a CDS encoding phosphoribosyltransferase family protein, whose product is MKADDLLSLANARHGYFMYESGYHSDLWFDLETLCQRPACLRPFVLELCREITEIKPEVICGPLIEGAFVALVAALELQREFVYTLRLDESTEERMFAVAYELPQALQQSVAGRRVAVVNDVISAGSAVRGTLQSLRTAGAEVVGIASLVVLGDSLFRFAEQQGIVVRTLVALPNEMWAPATCPLCMDGIPLQKLAHH